One Candidatus Taylorbacteria bacterium genomic window, GTGGTGGGATCTAGGAAAAATACCGAGCACAGCGACTACGTTTTATGTCATCCCCGCGGAGGCGGGGATCCAGACTAAAAAAATCAAAATGCAACAAGTAAAAAAAACAGAAAATAGTATGTATAAGAAAATGATTTTTCTCTTTGCTTTCGGGATTTTCTTTTTATCTCCGTTGTCCCTTGCCCATGCCCAATTTGACCCCAATGTTGTTTGTTTTATGGGAGGTGACTCAAAATGTCTGATTCCTTGCGACGGTGTCACTAAGGAATGCACTTTCGACTCCTTTGTTCAGCTCGTTCAAAACCTCATCAACTATCTCATCCTGCTTTCAATTCCTCTCTGCGCCATCGCTTTTGCCTGGGCGGGATTCCTCATAGTCACTTCAGGAGGGTCAGAAGAAAGGGTAACTCAAGGTAAGGCGATTTTCGGCAAAGTGCTCTGGGGATTTCTCTTCGTTCTCGGCGCGTGGCTTATCGTGTATACTATTACTACAGGTTTATTGCTCAATTCTTCTGATTATACGTTGTTAAAATAGCTTTATGAGGAAAACTTTTAAAAAATTGATATCGACAGGTTTAATAGTCGTCTCTATCTTTGCCTTTACTTCTGTTGCTTCCGCTCTTCCACCGTCAAATACTTCGGGGGGAAATTTTCCTTCTAACACGTCGGGGAGTAATACTCCTTCTAACACTTCAGGAAGCTCAGATTGCAACGGTCTCACTACTGGGACGGGCATTTCCAATCCGCTTAAAGGAGGCTGTAGTCTTTATAATCTCATCGAACTCGTAATAAATAACGTTGTTCTACCGATAGGTGGGGTGATTGTCGTTTTCTTCATTATTTATTCTGGGTATCTCTTGGTCGTTTCAGCTGGAAACGAAGAGAAGGTGAGTAAAGCCAAAAAAGCCATTACGTACACTCTCATCGGCGCGGCAATTCTTCTTGGGTCTTGGGTGATTTCGACCGCCATCAAAAATACAATCGAGCAAATTACCGTCACACCACAGGCAATCCCCAACAGATAACTAAATCAGATTCTGTCATCCCCGTGTAGACGGGTATCTCGATTAACCCTAGATTCTCGCTTTCACTAGAATGACACGTTCACTTCAATGACAAAAACAATCCTTAAAAAATCAGCCGTACTCCTCATGCTTCTTTTCTTTGTAGGTTCCTCGGTTTTGCCTTTTACCGCTGAAGCACAATGGGGAAGGTATTTGGGAGCCACATGTCCTAAGCCACCTAATAACTTCAAAGATTTCGTCTGCATTTCGATGGAGATTATTTCTCTCACAACGGTCTTTGCCGCTTCAAGCGCATTTCTGGCTTTCATTTGGGGATTGTCAAAGTTTATTTACGCTTCAGGCAATGAGGAAAAAGTGGCTGATGGGAAAATGATTATGAAATGGGGACTCATCGGATTGTTTTTTATGGTATCAATCTGGGGGGTCCTGTTTGCACTTACCACCGGCTTAGGTCTCGATTACGGTATACCCCTCCTGCCCCAAACCAATTTTATCAATTATTAGTGATTCCTTGTCATTCACGCGAAGGCGGGAATCTAGGTTGATCTGGATCCTCGCATTCGCGAGGATGACAGAATAGGAATTTTGTCACTTTTACTTTCCACTTTACACTTGCCTCCATGCACTTAAACTCCATTCAAGACGTCATCCAGCTTTTCATTGATTTTAATTTGAAGCTGTTGCTCCCAATAGCTTTTTCTCTCGGCCTTCTTTATTTCATGTGGAGAGGGTTAGTATACATTTTTCATTCAGACTCGGAGGAGAGCAAATCGGAAGGGCGGAGAATTCTCACCTGGGGGGTGATATCACTTTTTCTCATGGTGTCGGTCTGGGGAATCATAAAACTTTTTCAATCTGATATTTTTGGAATCCCCCCACCTTCAGAGGTTATCTTCTTTGAGCATTCCGGTCAATGAAGTTTGGCTTTTCGAAAAGAAAAAAGGCGAGAGGAGGATATTATCCAACTCTCGCCCGCCCTTAAAGGGCTGTTTGTCACCACACTCGGGTGAGCTCGATGACTACCTTCGCGGGTCTTGTGGGATCCGCAGAAGTGAATTTTAACCAGTCGTTCGTCCCAAAAGGTCCTAGTCGACCTGGGGTCCGATATACGACTGGATTGTCGAATGACTTTCCCGTAACCATGACACAACCTTCTTCCAGTTGGATGTCTTGGTTTGCGCGGTAGGCGGGCATGTTTACCCACGCTACCTGATCTGCCGATGTGAGGGTAAAGACGTTTGCTCCCTCCCTCACTTCGAAACGATTCATTCCGGGGTTGAGTAGTCGCTCGCCCCGTTGAATCGGTGTGCTCGGAGCCGTCTGAGTCGCTGTCGTCGAACTCGCTGTTCGAGACGCCCATGACCCGACTGCCTTCGTCGCGGATTTCGCTCCGCTAACGATGTTCGTCACCGCACTTGCGGTGTTTGACGCGACCCAATTCACTCCTCGTTCATCCGCAGTTACCTTTGGATTGTAGAACGAGACGAGGTTGACGAACGCAACGACGAGGGCAAGAACAAACAGAGGAGTTCCAATCCACTTGTTCTTCACCTGGTACAGTCCCAGTAGAACTAGGAACAGCAGTACCAGAAGAAACAATGGCAATGCACTTGGATTATTTCGCACTGGGACGATGCTCAGGAACAAGGAGGCTAGTGTCTGCCACAGCAGAACTCCTATCGCCAAGTTGGCATACAGGTCCCGCGACCTTGTAGCTGTTTGTCCTTCCGTCAACGTCTCTTTCTTCCTCATGAAGTGGACCGCGGGTATCCCCACAGGACTTAACAGGATGAAGAACCGGACGAAGTAGAATGCGCTCCATAGCCCCGCGCAAGCATTGATCCATAGCCATCCCTGTCCCGCCGTTGTGGCAAAGACGATGAATGGGATTGGAAGAAAGACTGCGAAGAAGAACTGTCTCCAGACGCCGTCTGCGTAACCGACTACTACTCTGGAAACGGGTTTTGCAACAAGTTTCCCAATTCTGTGACCGAGGAACACTAATCTCAATATTTTTTTCATACTTACCTTTCGTTTTTCGAAGTTTACGGGAAAATCCCTTTCAGGATACTCCGACCAATTTGCCCGACCCAATCGGGCTTCTTAGGTGGCTCCGTAGCCGCCTTGTCTGCTTGTGCCTTCTCGCATTTGACAACCATTTCTTCAATGGCATCGTTGACTGGCTCGAGAGCTTCTCCGACGCCGTCCAGGGCAGTCTTAACATGCTCCATGAAAGGCTTACCGGGTGGTTTTGGGGCTTCGGGTATCGGTTCCGGCCCCTCCAAGAGGACCTTTTCGACTTTTGCGAACAGGTCCCGCTCTATCAGAATGTCGGATGCAACCTTCGACTTCTCAGCCGATGGGGCAGTTTCCATCCTCATCCGTGCGCTTTCCAGAAACTTCTTCTTGGATTCCACGAATGCTTCAAGAGCTTTTGAATCACGTTCCGTCACTTTAGGGGTTGCTGGCGTCTCGGAATCTTTTCCCCGGAGGCGCCGACCAAAAGTTTTGATCCAGTCAGAAGCTTTCTGCAAAGCGACTTTCGTCGGTTCACCAAACTTCTGTGCCGCATCTTCGATTGTTGCCGAAATGACACCGATCACCGATCCGCATACCCAGCTTTTCAGCCAGCTATCCTTCGGCAACCGTTTTTTTAGTCTGTCGGCGACTGCTTCAGCGGACTCGTCGAAAATCGGGTCCAGAATTGAGACTATCTCATTCCAAGCTGATTCCGGGATGAGACTCTTGAAATTCGCAAAGATGCGTTGAATTACGCCCTTTGCTTCGGCTTTACCGCCATCTGTAGGTGTTGGTTTGGTTTTGTCTGCCATAATTTTGTCCCAGTTTGTTTTCCGTAATTAAGTTGTCAAAGATCGAATCGGCGCGATGTGCGCTGACTTTCCTTGATGAACTTGCTAGTGTAGAGTATAGCATAGAAAGCCCCTAATGTCAATACAAATGGGTGCTTTCAAGCTAGCAAGAAACTCCATGTTTTAAGCCATAAAAAACCCGTCTCACTGTCTTTTTTTTTGAAACTGTGGTAATTTTTAGGTATGAAAATTCTTAAGGACTTTAGTAAAATCAACAAAAATGATTCTGCCATCGCTGGGGGAAAGGGGGCATCGCTGGGTGAAATGACATCCGTCTTCGCTAAAGCTACGACGGGACAAGCAAGCTGGTATAATCCGGTTCCACCCGGCTTTGTTTTGCTCGCAAATGCGTTTGAGAGATTCCTGGAGGAGACAGATTTGAATGTTGAAATCGATACTATTCTTCACACAGTTCAACATAGGGAAATTCATACGGTGGATTCGGCGTCGGAGAAGATTCAGGCGCTAGTAAAAGGCGCGAAGATGCCAGAGGACATTGCGAAGGAAATTAAATCGTCATTCAAAAAATTAGGCGCCAAGTTTGTCGCCGTGCGTTCATCGGCGACCGCCGAAGACTCCACGGAAGCGGCATGGGCGGGGCAGTTGGACAGCTACCTGAATACGACGGAGAAAAACGTTCTCGAAAAGGTCCAGCACTGCTGGGCATCACTTTTTACACCGCGCGCGATTTTTTATCGTTTCGAGCTTCACGATAAGAATCGTGGCACGGATCAAACGCGGAACAACACACGGATTCATACGAAACTAGAAAAGGTTTCAGTAGCTGTGGTAATACAGAAGATGGTTGAGTCGGAAGTGTCTGGCATTGCTTTTTCAGTGCACCCGGTAACCCAAGACTACAATCAGCTCATTATTGAGGCTGGTCTTGGACTCGGTGAAGCAATCGTTTCCGGCCAAATAACACCCGATTCCTACGTCGTCGAAAAAAATCCCCGCCGCATCATCGACAAAAACATCTCGACCCAAGAGCGCGGTTTATTCCGAGCTTCACTTTATCCAAGTAAAGTGAAGCTTGGTAGCCATGCCCAAAACGAGTGGCTTGATATTCCAAAAGAAAAAGGTGGCTTACAAAAACTTTCGGACAAACAAATTCTCGAGCTTTCCGAGCTTGTCCTCAAAATAGAAAAACACTATGGCTTCCCCTGCGACATCGAATGGGCGTTCGCACTCGGCAAATTCTACATCACCCAGTCCCGCCCGATTACGACTCTCGCCCCTAAACCGAAAACTCCCGATTCAAAGGCGGAGAAAAAAGGCGAGACGAAGGAGGCAGTGTGGGTGGAAAATTTCTCTGCGGACGCCTGCGGTTACGAGCTTGTTTCTGCCTTTTTGGAATTTGGTATGTGGGACTTTCAGAGGATTATTTTTGGAAAAAAATCTCCTCTTGTTATTAGCGACTGTTTTATTGATTGCAAGGGCATTGCAGTTGCGGGTTTCTACCCAGAAAATCAAATTCGAGAAATTATAGATCGCCTCATGAATCTCATCTACTCTCGTCCTCAAAAAATCCAAAAAAATCATAAAGAGTCATACGTTATTAACGACAAGTACGTGGCATATGCCAAAAAATGTTTTTCAAAAAACTTTAAAGCTCTGACCAATGGGCAATTATCAAAACTCTTCATCGATCTTATCGTCTGGCAGGAGAAAGCTCATCAGCATTCTCTTGGGAGCACTTGGTATGTTGATTCCCACGGAGGCACGTTCGCAAACTCGGTGCTTGAAAAAACGAAAGCTTTGGTCACATTGAATAACTCAAAACTGAACCCCGCGGAAGTCTTCACAACGCTGACCACACCAGAGGCACCGAGCTCGGGACTTCAGGAAGAGCTCGAATCGCTTGGAATTTTAGAAAAGATCAACGCCGATAAAAAGGTAAAAGCAATTTTCCGAAATCTCAAGGATTATTCAAAAATACCCGAGGAGCTTCAAGCATCCATGAAAAATGCCATTTCCAATCATCATGAGAAATGGCAATGGATTCCGTTTGGATACATGGGACCCGCGTACGGAGTGGATTATTATCTTGCCGTCTGGGCGGGTCTTATCCGGGAAAATCTTGATGTCAAGAAAACAATCGAGAAGCTAAGAAATCGACCGAAAGAAATCAAATCAAAAAAAAGAGAGCTTATAAAAGAACTCACAATTCCAAAAGATTTACAAAGGATCTATGAGCTTGCCGCGGATATCACATTTCTTAAGGGATATAGGAAGGATTCCTCTTATTTCGGCTTTTTTGTATTGGAAAAAATATTCAGAGAAATAAGCAAACGACTAGGCTTGAGCATTCTTGAGACCCATTTACTCCTACATACGGAGATTAGAGATTTATTGATGAAAAACAGGAAAGCGGATAAGAAGGAAATCGAAAGGCGGAAAAAACATGCAGTCATTATTTTGAAAGACGGAAAGCTTGTCGTTCTCTCGGGAGAAAAAGCGGATGAATTCATGAAACTGAAAAAAATTAAAAAGGAGGTCTTTGAGTCCGGAGCCGATTCATTCAAAGGTACCTGCGCTTGTGCCGGATACGCAAAGGGGATGGTAAAAATTGTTAATAAACCCGATGAAATGCATAAAATGAACCAGGGAGATATCATGGTTTCTCACACGACATTTCCTTCGCTTGTTCCCGCGATGAAGAAAGCTTCCGCCATTGTTACTGAAGATGGGGGAATCACATGCCACGCGGCAATTGTTGCGCGAGAGCTCGGGACTCCTTGTGTAACAGGCATCAAAGTGGCAACACAAGTTTTTAAAGATGGAGACGAAATAGAGGTCAAGGCCGATGACGGTATAGTAAGAAGAATTCAAAAAAAGAAATAATGAAAATACCATACAAAAAAGAATGGCATTTATTTGAAAGAGAAGATTATGCAAATTATCTCTTTGTAACGGCCACGTGGGAGGCATATCCTATTCTTGGGCCAAAATGGGGATTTAAAACTCCAAGATATCTAGGGGCGGAGTATATTAATTCTGCCTGTAACCTTTTTGCTTTGAAAGGCGAGACCGATGAGGCCAATAAGTTTAATTTTGGTCTGTTGCTGAAAAAACCAATTTTGTGGGACGACGTCCATCTATTAAATGTGAATAATTCAAACAAACTTTTTGATTTTGGCCGAAAGACTCTTTTGAGAGACTCGACAAAATTATCTGATGAAAAACTCGCTAATATAGTGGATGAGTTTAATGGATGGCAGATAGCTGTTCACGAACCCCGTGGAATGATGTGGATGCTTGAGACCCCAGATAACATCGTAACTGAGTATCTCATGAAATATTTGAGTCTGCAGAAAATTCAGGTAAATGCGAAGACCTCTTTTTCTGAGGCATTTCAGATGCTTATTGCAGTAGCCAAGCCAAGTCTTTGGAGTGAGGAAAG contains:
- a CDS encoding pilin; translated protein: MQQVKKTENSMYKKMIFLFAFGIFFLSPLSLAHAQFDPNVVCFMGGDSKCLIPCDGVTKECTFDSFVQLVQNLINYLILLSIPLCAIAFAWAGFLIVTSGGSEERVTQGKAIFGKVLWGFLFVLGAWLIVYTITTGLLLNSSDYTLLK
- a CDS encoding PEP/pyruvate-binding domain-containing protein: MKILKDFSKINKNDSAIAGGKGASLGEMTSVFAKATTGQASWYNPVPPGFVLLANAFERFLEETDLNVEIDTILHTVQHREIHTVDSASEKIQALVKGAKMPEDIAKEIKSSFKKLGAKFVAVRSSATAEDSTEAAWAGQLDSYLNTTEKNVLEKVQHCWASLFTPRAIFYRFELHDKNRGTDQTRNNTRIHTKLEKVSVAVVIQKMVESEVSGIAFSVHPVTQDYNQLIIEAGLGLGEAIVSGQITPDSYVVEKNPRRIIDKNISTQERGLFRASLYPSKVKLGSHAQNEWLDIPKEKGGLQKLSDKQILELSELVLKIEKHYGFPCDIEWAFALGKFYITQSRPITTLAPKPKTPDSKAEKKGETKEAVWVENFSADACGYELVSAFLEFGMWDFQRIIFGKKSPLVISDCFIDCKGIAVAGFYPENQIREIIDRLMNLIYSRPQKIQKNHKESYVINDKYVAYAKKCFSKNFKALTNGQLSKLFIDLIVWQEKAHQHSLGSTWYVDSHGGTFANSVLEKTKALVTLNNSKLNPAEVFTTLTTPEAPSSGLQEELESLGILEKINADKKVKAIFRNLKDYSKIPEELQASMKNAISNHHEKWQWIPFGYMGPAYGVDYYLAVWAGLIRENLDVKKTIEKLRNRPKEIKSKKRELIKELTIPKDLQRIYELAADITFLKGYRKDSSYFGFFVLEKIFREISKRLGLSILETHLLLHTEIRDLLMKNRKADKKEIERRKKHAVIILKDGKLVVLSGEKADEFMKLKKIKKEVFESGADSFKGTCACAGYAKGMVKIVNKPDEMHKMNQGDIMVSHTTFPSLVPAMKKASAIVTEDGGITCHAAIVARELGTPCVTGIKVATQVFKDGDEIEVKADDGIVRRIQKKK
- a CDS encoding pilin; the protein is MRKTFKKLISTGLIVVSIFAFTSVASALPPSNTSGGNFPSNTSGSNTPSNTSGSSDCNGLTTGTGISNPLKGGCSLYNLIELVINNVVLPIGGVIVVFFIIYSGYLLVVSAGNEEKVSKAKKAITYTLIGAAILLGSWVISTAIKNTIEQITVTPQAIPNR